From a region of the Teredinibacter turnerae genome:
- a CDS encoding LiaF transmembrane domain-containing protein, with protein sequence MHKWRGHTQPRVVIGLVLISIALLVFLNNIGIRLLGYILSQWPLVLIVIGALLLYRAKRHPTMHAGFGPYALIAVGTLFFLVQRGLFNLSFHSVLAPLIIFGVGLYLLNPQRANFKKSLFNFNKQDEDPEGLPSPDNERLDIYAILGGGNYTKSSQELNGGNIFCLMGGADLDLREADFIGSTMQLDIVALMGGADIKIPPHWQVSLKVLPLLGGVSDKSVCLADKIGVPKKTLVVSGIACMGGINIRN encoded by the coding sequence ATGCACAAATGGCGTGGTCATACGCAACCTCGCGTAGTTATTGGCCTGGTTCTCATCTCAATCGCACTGCTGGTATTTCTTAATAATATTGGCATTCGACTGCTCGGTTATATTCTCTCGCAGTGGCCGTTGGTATTAATTGTAATAGGAGCACTGTTACTGTACCGCGCAAAGCGCCACCCGACTATGCACGCAGGCTTTGGCCCCTACGCACTGATCGCAGTCGGCACACTGTTTTTTCTCGTCCAGCGCGGCTTGTTCAATCTCAGCTTCCACAGTGTTCTCGCACCACTGATTATATTCGGTGTGGGGCTCTACCTGCTGAACCCCCAGCGCGCAAACTTTAAGAAATCGCTGTTTAATTTTAACAAACAAGACGAAGACCCTGAGGGTCTGCCATCACCGGATAATGAACGCCTGGATATTTATGCCATCCTCGGCGGCGGCAATTACACAAAAAGCTCCCAGGAATTAAACGGCGGCAACATTTTCTGTTTGATGGGCGGTGCCGATCTGGACTTGCGCGAAGCGGATTTTATTGGCTCGACAATGCAGCTCGATATAGTCGCGCTGATGGGAGGGGCTGATATAAAGATTCCTCCTCACTGGCAGGTTTCGTTAAAGGTATTGCCGTTGTTAGGTGGCGTGTCTGATAAATCTGTTTGTCTGGCAGATAAAATTGGCGTACCGAAAAAAACCCTGGTTGTCTCCGGTATCGCGTGTATGGGTGGTATCAATATTCGCAATTGA
- the mnmG gene encoding tRNA uridine-5-carboxymethylaminomethyl(34) synthesis enzyme MnmG, whose protein sequence is MIFPDKFDVIVIGGGHAGTEACLAAARMGCKTLLLSHNIETLGQMSCNPAIGGIGKSHLVKEIDALGGAMATATDKGGIQFRVLNNRKGPAVRATRAQADRVLYKAAVREILENQPNLTIFQQAADDLVVEGETVRGVVTQMGVTFLAPTVVLTAGTFLGGRIHIGLENHSGGRAGDPPSIALADRLRELPLRVDRLKTGTPPRIDARSVNFDGLDEQWGDSPTPVMSFLGSLEDHPRQTCCWVTHTNERTHDIIRSGFDRSPMFTGVIEGVGPRYCPSIEDKVNRFADKNSHQIFIEPEGLTTHELYPNGISTSLPFDIQLALVRSIKGFENAHIVRPGYAIEYDFFNPQDLQYSLETKVISGLFFAGQINGTTGYEEAGAQGLLAGANAALKAQGKEPWCPERDQAYMGVLVDDLITMGTREPYRMFTSRAEYRLLLREDNADLRLTEKGRELGLVDDTRWAAFCEKREQIEQETQRMRSTWIQANSAEASQLANKLTAPLNREYSLLDLLKRPELTYADLGNLKGQAVANAQVAEQVEITAKYAGYIDRQQDEIARLRQHENTPIPASFDYDSVEGLSNELKQKLNEARPDNIARASRIPGITPAAISLLVIYLKKRGMLRKVAAEN, encoded by the coding sequence ATGATTTTTCCTGACAAATTTGATGTGATCGTAATTGGCGGTGGCCATGCAGGCACTGAGGCCTGTCTGGCGGCCGCGCGCATGGGCTGTAAAACCCTGCTGTTGAGTCACAACATAGAAACATTGGGCCAGATGAGTTGTAACCCGGCTATTGGCGGTATCGGGAAAAGCCATTTGGTGAAGGAAATCGACGCGCTTGGCGGTGCAATGGCAACCGCCACCGACAAAGGCGGTATTCAGTTTCGCGTGTTGAACAACCGCAAAGGCCCGGCCGTGAGGGCAACCCGTGCCCAGGCAGACCGTGTGCTTTACAAGGCTGCGGTTCGGGAAATCCTCGAAAACCAACCAAATCTCACAATCTTCCAACAGGCTGCTGACGATTTAGTGGTCGAGGGCGAAACGGTGCGCGGCGTGGTAACGCAAATGGGCGTGACCTTCCTGGCGCCGACCGTAGTGCTCACAGCAGGTACATTTTTAGGTGGGCGTATTCATATCGGGCTGGAAAATCATTCCGGCGGACGTGCCGGAGATCCGCCCTCAATCGCGCTGGCGGATCGTTTACGTGAACTGCCATTGCGTGTCGACAGATTAAAAACCGGCACGCCACCGCGAATTGACGCCCGCTCAGTGAATTTTGACGGACTGGATGAGCAGTGGGGTGACTCCCCTACGCCGGTGATGTCGTTTTTAGGTTCGCTGGAAGATCATCCGCGCCAGACCTGCTGTTGGGTGACACACACCAATGAGCGCACTCACGACATTATTCGCAGTGGTTTTGACCGCTCGCCGATGTTTACTGGCGTGATTGAGGGAGTCGGCCCTCGTTACTGCCCGAGCATCGAAGACAAGGTCAATCGCTTCGCCGATAAAAACAGCCACCAGATTTTTATTGAGCCCGAAGGCCTGACTACGCACGAGCTCTATCCCAACGGCATTTCTACCAGCCTCCCCTTTGATATCCAGCTGGCACTGGTGCGTTCGATTAAGGGATTTGAAAACGCCCATATTGTGCGCCCCGGCTATGCCATCGAGTACGACTTCTTTAATCCACAGGATCTGCAGTACAGCCTGGAAACTAAAGTGATTAGCGGTTTGTTTTTCGCCGGCCAGATCAACGGCACCACGGGTTACGAAGAAGCCGGTGCACAAGGTTTGCTGGCGGGTGCCAACGCGGCCCTAAAAGCACAGGGTAAAGAACCCTGGTGTCCGGAGCGGGATCAAGCCTACATGGGTGTGCTGGTGGACGATTTAATTACCATGGGCACCCGCGAACCCTACCGGATGTTCACCAGTCGCGCGGAGTATCGCTTGCTGCTGCGTGAAGATAACGCCGATTTGCGCCTGACAGAAAAAGGCCGCGAGTTGGGCCTGGTAGACGATACCCGCTGGGCGGCATTCTGTGAAAAACGCGAGCAGATCGAACAGGAAACCCAGCGCATGCGCAGCACCTGGATTCAGGCGAACAGCGCAGAAGCGTCGCAACTGGCCAACAAGCTTACCGCGCCATTGAACCGGGAATATTCACTGCTCGATTTGTTAAAGCGGCCGGAACTGACCTATGCGGATCTTGGTAATCTTAAAGGACAGGCTGTCGCCAATGCGCAGGTCGCAGAACAGGTGGAAATTACCGCGAAGTACGCTGGCTACATTGATCGCCAGCAAGACGAGATTGCACGCCTGCGCCAGCACGAAAACACGCCGATTCCCGCCAGCTTCGATTACGACTCGGTGGAAGGCCTCTCTAACGAGTTAAAACAGAAACTCAACGAAGCGCGGCCAGACAATATTGCGCGCGCGTCACGCATTCCCGGCATTACGCCGGCGGCTATTTCGCTGCTGGTTATCTATTTGAAAAAGCGCGGCATGTTGCGCAAGGTAGCTGCGGAAAATTAG
- the rsmG gene encoding 16S rRNA (guanine(527)-N(7))-methyltransferase RsmG, producing MPEYLQQLQAALTHVPVALSDDQRGRLGAYLELFIKWNKTYNLSAIRDPQEMVGKHLLDSLSVAEHLTGERFIDVGTGGGLPGIPLAITFPERHFTLLDSAGKKTRFLFQVKQALGLHNVQVENRRVESFLPDELYDGVISRAFASLQDMTDYCHHLLKPGGHFWAMKGVFPEHELSELKKHYIFEHNFPLQVPGVTGERCLIVLGMENAQ from the coding sequence GTGCCCGAATATCTACAGCAACTGCAAGCCGCCCTGACCCACGTCCCCGTGGCATTATCTGACGACCAACGCGGTCGCCTGGGCGCATACCTCGAGCTTTTTATTAAGTGGAACAAAACGTATAACCTGTCGGCTATTCGGGACCCACAGGAAATGGTCGGCAAGCATCTACTCGACAGCTTGAGCGTTGCGGAACACCTTACCGGCGAGCGTTTTATCGACGTGGGCACCGGTGGTGGTCTCCCCGGCATTCCATTGGCGATTACTTTTCCGGAACGGCATTTCACGCTATTGGATTCTGCTGGCAAAAAAACCCGGTTCTTGTTCCAGGTAAAGCAGGCGCTCGGGTTGCACAACGTGCAGGTGGAAAACCGTCGCGTGGAAAGCTTTCTGCCGGATGAGCTCTACGACGGCGTGATCAGTCGGGCTTTTGCGTCATTGCAGGATATGACCGACTATTGCCACCATTTACTCAAACCTGGCGGCCATTTTTGGGCCATGAAAGGGGTTTTTCCCGAACATGAGTTGAGTGAACTGAAAAAACACTATATCTTCGAGCACAATTTCCCCCTCCAGGTACCCGGTGTAACAGGCGAGCGTTGCCTGATCGTATTGGGAATGGAAAACGCTCAATAA
- a CDS encoding sensor histidine kinase: protein MHPLLSAPRNFIVVFFFWLFICCCVAMLMVLLATNANIGQLYAHSFVLVLPWYLFFLFICFSNYYLCQLLQFNVYPLPVVIGSQLIALAVSVSLWLLLGFGWASQMDNLGLLEGNVFFQRTFNAHWLLGAILYCTWILIHYTYLHAVASEQKYAQELQQQLLIKSIDFTSVKASVHPHFMYNSLNTLANLSLVEPEKIHGLCVQMAEFLRYSVNYSSRPQVSLADEINHIQNYLAVESERFPEKIKLSIRVSEQANAAQVFPLLLFPLIENSIKHGINSSTDSGFITVDANVANGMLTVRIENSLDPSGTKADSTRVGLSTLRKRLHAHFGVNFQLNTETVDRRFIVQVELPFTIHLVTQSAESLA from the coding sequence ATGCACCCTTTGCTAAGCGCACCGCGCAACTTTATTGTGGTGTTTTTTTTCTGGTTGTTTATTTGCTGCTGTGTGGCCATGTTAATGGTGCTACTGGCAACCAATGCCAACATCGGACAGTTGTACGCTCACAGCTTTGTGCTGGTTTTGCCCTGGTATTTGTTTTTTTTATTTATTTGTTTTTCGAATTACTACCTATGCCAACTACTGCAATTTAACGTTTATCCCTTGCCCGTCGTTATCGGCAGCCAGTTAATTGCACTTGCAGTCAGTGTGTCTCTCTGGCTGCTTTTGGGTTTTGGCTGGGCGAGCCAAATGGATAATCTAGGCTTACTGGAAGGAAACGTTTTTTTTCAACGTACGTTTAACGCGCATTGGCTACTGGGCGCTATCTTATATTGCACCTGGATTTTAATTCACTACACCTATCTGCATGCAGTTGCCAGTGAGCAAAAATATGCTCAGGAATTGCAACAACAATTGTTGATTAAAAGCATCGATTTCACCAGCGTTAAAGCCAGCGTGCACCCACATTTTATGTATAACAGCTTGAACACGCTGGCAAATTTAAGTCTGGTGGAGCCGGAAAAAATCCACGGTTTATGCGTGCAGATGGCAGAATTTTTACGCTATAGCGTCAATTATTCAAGCCGGCCACAAGTCTCCCTGGCTGATGAAATTAACCATATTCAAAATTACCTTGCAGTGGAGAGCGAGCGTTTTCCCGAGAAAATCAAACTCAGCATCCGGGTTAGTGAGCAAGCCAACGCCGCGCAGGTTTTTCCTTTGTTATTGTTTCCGCTCATCGAAAACAGCATAAAACACGGTATTAACTCGAGTACGGATTCGGGATTTATCACCGTCGATGCCAATGTTGCGAACGGGATGCTCACAGTTCGCATTGAAAATTCCCTCGACCCCAGTGGTACTAAGGCCGATTCCACCAGAGTAGGACTCAGCACATTGCGCAAGCGCCTACATGCCCACTTTGGCGTCAATTTCCAACTAAACACAGAAACAGTAGATCGCCGTTTTATTGTGCAGGTTGAACTCCCATTTACGATACACCTTGTTACACAATCAGCGGAGTCATTGGCTTAG
- a CDS encoding ATP synthase subunit I — MKSPALAGILAQLGFVLPASCALLLLGIVEAYSFALGALVYALPNAYFTLYAFRYRGARNIALINKSFNWGESGKFALVVVGFALVYRFVTPVSSLYLYAGFCSMIIFQWGLSVYLGRRWL; from the coding sequence ATGAAATCGCCAGCTTTGGCAGGAATACTCGCCCAGCTGGGTTTTGTGTTGCCGGCCAGTTGCGCACTGTTACTGCTGGGCATTGTGGAAGCCTACTCCTTCGCTCTGGGTGCGCTGGTGTACGCCCTTCCCAACGCCTACTTTACCCTGTATGCCTTTCGGTATCGCGGTGCACGAAACATCGCGCTTATCAACAAATCCTTTAACTGGGGCGAGTCTGGAAAATTTGCGCTGGTCGTCGTGGGTTTTGCTCTGGTGTACCGTTTTGTTACGCCGGTGAGCTCCCTTTACCTGTATGCAGGTTTTTGCAGCATGATTATTTTTCAGTGGGGGCTATCAGTTTATCTGGGCCGCCGCTGGCTTTGA
- a CDS encoding NnrU family protein — protein sequence MAFLVFGLLLWCGMHFVPALAPGLKSAVITKVGPNGYKGLFALTVFAGLACIILGWRSTTPQFFFVLPIGFRHIGYLLILIAFIIIGAAHYPSRIKRVIPHPMLTGVALWAFTHLLLNGDSRSLVLFGTLLVWSVLEILLINRRDGSVTPPAAPPWKVEFVGLLVSVFIFLALAYFHRFFTGIPIFNL from the coding sequence ATGGCGTTCTTAGTATTTGGTTTGTTGCTTTGGTGTGGTATGCACTTTGTTCCTGCGCTCGCGCCGGGATTAAAATCTGCTGTTATCACGAAAGTCGGGCCGAATGGGTACAAGGGGCTTTTTGCGCTCACCGTTTTTGCCGGGCTCGCTTGTATTATCCTCGGCTGGCGATCAACCACGCCGCAGTTTTTCTTTGTTTTGCCGATTGGCTTCCGCCATATCGGCTATCTACTGATACTTATCGCATTCATTATTATTGGTGCAGCCCACTACCCCAGCCGGATAAAACGCGTGATACCCCACCCCATGCTGACAGGCGTGGCGTTATGGGCGTTTACACACCTGCTATTGAACGGTGATAGCCGATCGCTCGTTCTGTTCGGCACACTTTTGGTTTGGAGTGTGCTGGAAATTCTGTTGATTAATCGACGGGACGGTAGCGTTACGCCGCCAGCAGCGCCGCCGTGGAAGGTGGAATTTGTCGGTCTGTTGGTTAGCGTATTCATCTTTCTAGCATTGGCTTATTTCCACCGTTTTTTCACCGGCATCCCTATATTTAACCTGTGA
- the pap gene encoding polyphosphate:AMP phosphotransferase, with protein MISLSQPAPKIPKEEYKARVRDLRAELLQLQQQVRHRNKPVIIVIAGDDRSGRHETINTLSAWMDPRFLSVNAYGPSQYEDDRKPFFWRFWRDLPGAGQIAIYLRDWTSTSIVQYLNGEIDAEKLRRRESYIRNFEQKHTDDGALMIKCWLHIGEDVLRERLAEVRDTPYFDVKDELALKNYPHAIEAIQNTLNATSTHRNHWHVVNGADDRHRNLQVAEIIKAQLQQWLAQDTPQTSESIEPLPVAPRPAINMAAEPTDNKPDKSDAKARLKKLQTKLRKLTFKLRERNIPVVMAFEGWDAAGKGGAIRRLVAPLDAGFYRIKPIAKPTEEEYAHHYLWRFWRDIPQNGQMTIFDRSWYGRVLVERVEGFASETEWLRAYKEINDFEEQLTIHNSVVLKFWLNISNQEQLQRFQDREQTPYKQFKITEEDYRNRERWDDYVTAVEDMIERTSTPHAPWTVVSTDFKDRARVQVLETVVDAFKARLKVDSLTD; from the coding sequence ATGATCTCACTCAGCCAACCCGCTCCGAAAATTCCCAAAGAGGAATACAAAGCCCGCGTGCGCGATTTGCGCGCAGAACTGCTGCAGCTACAACAGCAGGTGCGCCATCGCAACAAACCCGTGATTATCGTTATCGCAGGCGATGATCGCTCCGGTCGCCACGAAACCATCAACACCCTGTCGGCCTGGATGGACCCGCGTTTTCTCAGTGTAAACGCCTACGGGCCAAGCCAGTACGAAGACGACCGCAAACCGTTTTTCTGGCGGTTTTGGCGGGACCTGCCCGGCGCAGGCCAAATCGCAATTTACCTGCGCGACTGGACCAGCACGTCCATCGTGCAGTACCTCAACGGTGAAATCGACGCAGAAAAACTCCGCCGCCGGGAAAGTTACATACGCAACTTCGAACAAAAGCACACTGACGACGGCGCCTTGATGATCAAGTGCTGGCTGCATATCGGTGAGGACGTGCTTCGCGAGCGCCTGGCCGAAGTGCGCGACACGCCCTATTTTGACGTGAAAGATGAGTTGGCGCTAAAAAACTACCCGCATGCGATTGAGGCAATCCAAAACACCCTCAACGCCACCAGCACACACCGCAACCACTGGCACGTCGTTAACGGCGCTGATGATCGTCACCGCAACTTACAGGTGGCAGAAATCATAAAAGCCCAACTGCAGCAGTGGCTGGCACAGGATACACCGCAAACATCCGAGAGCATCGAACCCTTGCCGGTCGCACCGCGTCCCGCCATTAATATGGCTGCAGAGCCCACTGACAATAAGCCAGACAAAAGCGACGCCAAAGCCCGCCTGAAAAAACTCCAAACCAAGTTGCGCAAACTTACCTTCAAGTTGCGAGAGCGCAATATTCCTGTAGTGATGGCTTTCGAAGGATGGGATGCCGCCGGTAAAGGCGGCGCAATACGGCGCCTGGTCGCCCCCTTGGACGCGGGTTTTTATCGGATTAAGCCCATCGCAAAACCCACCGAAGAAGAATACGCCCATCACTATCTGTGGCGTTTTTGGCGCGATATACCGCAAAACGGTCAAATGACCATATTTGATCGCAGCTGGTATGGTCGTGTTCTCGTCGAACGTGTCGAAGGCTTCGCCAGCGAAACCGAATGGCTGCGCGCGTACAAGGAAATTAACGACTTCGAAGAGCAACTCACCATTCACAACAGTGTGGTACTCAAATTTTGGCTCAACATCAGCAATCAGGAGCAATTGCAGCGCTTTCAGGATCGCGAGCAAACACCCTATAAGCAATTCAAAATTACCGAGGAGGACTATCGCAACCGCGAACGCTGGGACGACTATGTAACGGCAGTGGAAGATATGATTGAACGCACCAGCACCCCACATGCACCCTGGACGGTGGTGAGCACGGACTTTAAAGACCGCGCGCGCGTGCAGGTGTTGGAAACGGTGGTGGATGCCTTTAAGGCGCGCCTAAAGGTCGATTCCCTCACGGATTAA
- a CDS encoding ParB/RepB/Spo0J family partition protein yields MAKRKGLGRGLDALLSNAGAAATGESPQTVTEMAAQITSPETSRDGTLKELPVEFLQRGKYQPRRDMHSEALEELAESIKAQGVMQPIVVRPIADNRYEIIAGERRWRATQQAGLDTIPAVVRDVPDETAIALALIENIQREDLNPVEEAMALKRFQDEFELTQQEVADAVGKSRAAVTNLMRLLNLTTEVSKMLEHGDLEMGHARCLLTLEEGAQKRVARQIVAKGLSVRQAEALARRTQQEDASDGSDTETVDPDIKKLEEALGEKVGVPVMVQHSAKGKGKLVLKYNSLDELDGILAHLGYEH; encoded by the coding sequence ATGGCAAAACGTAAGGGACTGGGCCGTGGCCTGGACGCGTTGCTGAGCAATGCCGGTGCTGCTGCGACTGGCGAAAGCCCGCAAACCGTCACCGAGATGGCGGCGCAAATCACATCACCGGAAACCAGCCGCGACGGCACTTTGAAAGAACTTCCCGTTGAATTTCTGCAGCGTGGTAAGTACCAGCCCCGCCGCGATATGCATTCTGAAGCGTTGGAAGAGCTGGCAGAATCCATTAAAGCGCAGGGCGTAATGCAACCGATTGTGGTACGCCCTATCGCCGACAATCGCTACGAAATTATTGCCGGGGAACGCCGTTGGCGAGCGACTCAGCAGGCGGGTCTGGACACAATTCCCGCCGTTGTGCGCGATGTCCCCGACGAAACGGCCATTGCTCTGGCGCTGATCGAAAACATTCAGCGTGAAGATCTCAACCCGGTCGAAGAGGCCATGGCACTCAAGCGCTTTCAGGACGAGTTCGAGCTTACCCAGCAGGAAGTTGCCGATGCGGTGGGCAAATCACGCGCGGCCGTTACCAATCTTATGCGCCTGCTGAACCTCACCACTGAAGTCAGCAAAATGCTGGAGCACGGCGATCTGGAAATGGGGCATGCCCGCTGCCTGCTGACGCTGGAGGAAGGTGCTCAGAAACGCGTAGCCAGACAAATCGTAGCGAAAGGCTTATCCGTACGTCAGGCGGAAGCGCTGGCAAGGCGGACCCAACAGGAAGACGCGAGCGACGGATCGGATACCGAAACCGTCGACCCGGATATCAAAAAACTGGAAGAAGCCCTCGGTGAAAAAGTCGGTGTGCCGGTCATGGTGCAACACAGCGCTAAAGGCAAAGGTAAACTGGTGTTGAAATACAACAGCCTGGATGAGTTGGATGGTATTCTGGCGCATTTGGGGTACGAGCACTAA
- a CDS encoding LytR/AlgR family response regulator transcription factor, giving the protein MTLSAIIVDDEPHARQALERMLGEYPQIAVVDRCENGLAAVKAVHKLQPDVLFLDIQMPKLDGFDVLELLGEAAPLVVFVTAHDDYAIRAFENNAVDYLLKPVAKARLQACVDRLHTRLQTSTPQADTMENLLTVHQQENTPINRILVREKGDVHVVMTRDIIALEAADDYVVIHTAQQKLIKQERLSKLETRLDPRQFCRIHRSAIINLDYLAGIETETKDSRLANLKNGMQLAISRAGYSKLVQLL; this is encoded by the coding sequence ATGACGCTATCAGCGATTATCGTGGATGACGAACCCCATGCGCGCCAGGCCCTGGAACGCATGCTGGGGGAGTATCCACAAATCGCTGTTGTTGACCGCTGCGAAAACGGGCTTGCCGCGGTCAAAGCTGTACACAAACTGCAGCCCGATGTCTTATTTCTCGATATTCAAATGCCCAAGCTCGACGGATTCGATGTGCTCGAGCTGTTGGGCGAAGCGGCCCCACTGGTGGTGTTTGTAACCGCGCACGACGACTACGCGATTCGGGCATTCGAGAATAACGCGGTCGACTACCTGCTAAAACCTGTTGCTAAAGCGAGGTTGCAGGCGTGCGTCGACCGCTTGCACACTCGGCTGCAAACCAGCACCCCGCAAGCTGACACAATGGAAAACTTGCTGACGGTCCATCAGCAGGAAAACACGCCGATTAACCGTATTCTGGTACGTGAAAAAGGCGATGTGCATGTGGTAATGACACGGGATATTATCGCGCTCGAAGCGGCCGACGATTATGTAGTTATTCACACCGCGCAACAAAAACTGATCAAGCAGGAGCGACTCAGCAAACTGGAGACCCGCCTCGACCCACGCCAGTTTTGCCGCATTCACCGCTCAGCGATTATCAACCTCGACTACCTCGCCGGTATCGAAACCGAAACCAAAGACAGCCGTCTCGCGAACCTAAAAAACGGTATGCAGCTGGCAATTTCCCGCGCGGGTTACAGCAAGCTGGTGCAACTGCTCTAG
- the atpB gene encoding F0F1 ATP synthase subunit A encodes MASSDTLTATDYIQHHLQNMTYGKLPAGYERHNSDGTTHVLAHDTWTMAHTSDEAKDMGFNAVHLDSLGWGLFLALFLGFIFRRVAKSATTDAPRGMQNFVELIVEFIDNTVASTFHAKNRMVAPMAMTIFTWVFMMNLMDLIPVDWLPVAAAKISGNEHLFFKVVPTTDPNVTLGMSITVFFLIIIFSIREKGVLGFIKEYTLHPFHSGKWFVDIFLIPVNFVLEMIALVSKPISLGLRLFGNLYAGEMIFILIALTFSFGILLGLLGGVMQWIWAVFHILVIFIQAFVFMVLTTVYMAMAHDVPDEQH; translated from the coding sequence ATGGCCAGTAGCGACACGCTAACAGCGACAGACTATATTCAACACCATCTCCAAAACATGACGTACGGCAAGCTGCCCGCGGGCTATGAGCGTCACAACAGCGATGGCACAACGCATGTGCTGGCGCATGATACCTGGACGATGGCGCACACTTCCGATGAAGCCAAAGACATGGGTTTTAACGCTGTTCACCTGGATTCTCTTGGCTGGGGGTTGTTTTTAGCGCTGTTTCTCGGATTTATCTTTCGACGCGTGGCTAAGTCCGCGACAACGGATGCGCCGCGCGGGATGCAGAATTTTGTCGAATTGATCGTCGAGTTTATCGACAACACCGTTGCCAGCACATTCCACGCTAAAAATCGTATGGTTGCGCCAATGGCGATGACGATTTTTACCTGGGTTTTCATGATGAACCTGATGGATCTGATACCGGTGGACTGGTTGCCCGTGGCAGCAGCGAAAATCAGTGGCAATGAACACCTGTTCTTTAAAGTTGTGCCCACCACCGATCCGAATGTGACGCTCGGAATGTCCATCACGGTGTTCTTTTTGATCATTATTTTCAGTATTCGCGAAAAAGGTGTGCTCGGCTTTATTAAGGAGTACACGCTCCACCCTTTCCACTCAGGAAAGTGGTTTGTGGATATTTTCCTGATTCCGGTTAACTTCGTGTTAGAAATGATCGCTCTGGTGTCCAAGCCAATTTCGCTGGGACTGCGGTTGTTCGGAAACCTGTATGCCGGTGAAATGATATTTATTCTTATTGCGTTGACGTTTAGCTTCGGTATCCTGCTCGGTTTACTCGGCGGCGTAATGCAGTGGATTTGGGCGGTGTTCCATATCCTGGTTATCTTTATTCAGGCTTTTGTATTTATGGTATTGACCACCGTATACATGGCCATGGCGCACGATGTGCCCGACGAACAACACTGA
- a CDS encoding DUF4389 domain-containing protein — protein sequence MQTQNSLDQDDIHNHLRNQQAWLRLLYMLLFAALLNLAAGVMWVICLLQFIFVVTTGEDNSQLRHFARSLSQFIHRALLFVSYNSDEKPFPFAPWPDASPVQQWPADNRD from the coding sequence ATGCAAACACAGAATTCATTGGACCAAGACGATATTCACAACCATTTGCGCAATCAACAGGCCTGGTTGCGCTTGCTGTACATGTTACTTTTTGCCGCGTTGCTTAATCTTGCTGCGGGCGTAATGTGGGTAATCTGCCTGCTACAGTTTATTTTTGTTGTTACCACAGGAGAGGACAACAGCCAGCTGCGCCATTTTGCCCGTTCTCTCAGCCAGTTTATTCATCGTGCGCTGCTTTTTGTCAGCTACAACAGCGACGAAAAACCCTTCCCATTCGCTCCCTGGCCAGATGCGTCACCTGTACAGCAGTGGCCGGCGGACAACCGGGACTAG
- a CDS encoding ParA family protein, producing the protein MGKIYAIANQKGGVGKTTTCVNLAASLAATRKRVLLVDLDPQGNATMGSGVDKNAQEFTVYDVLMGLTRIENTVQRSPEGNYDVLPSNGDLTAAEVEMLSLEKKEYRLHNALAELSAPYDYVLIDCPPSLNMLTINALTACHGVIIPMQCEYYALEGLSALVDTITTIQSVLNPTLKIEGILRTMYDPRNSLTGDVSQQLHSHFGDRLYRTCVPRNVRLAEAPSFGLPVIAYDKQSKGALSYIALAGEIIRRNDPKAPEVPAAV; encoded by the coding sequence GTGGGCAAAATCTACGCAATTGCTAACCAAAAAGGCGGTGTGGGCAAAACCACCACCTGCGTGAATCTCGCGGCCTCTCTGGCGGCGACGCGCAAGCGTGTGCTGCTGGTCGATCTGGACCCGCAAGGCAATGCGACCATGGGTAGCGGCGTAGATAAAAACGCGCAGGAATTTACTGTTTACGATGTACTGATGGGGTTAACCCGCATCGAAAATACCGTTCAGCGCTCACCTGAGGGCAACTACGATGTACTGCCCTCAAATGGCGATCTCACCGCGGCAGAAGTGGAAATGCTGTCGCTGGAGAAAAAAGAATACCGCCTCCACAATGCGCTGGCTGAACTGAGCGCGCCCTACGACTATGTTCTTATCGACTGCCCGCCGTCGTTGAATATGCTCACGATTAACGCGTTGACCGCTTGTCACGGCGTTATCATTCCAATGCAGTGCGAATACTATGCTCTTGAGGGGTTGTCTGCGCTCGTGGACACCATTACCACAATTCAGTCCGTGCTCAACCCGACGCTCAAAATCGAAGGCATATTGCGCACCATGTACGATCCGCGCAACAGTCTGACTGGCGACGTGTCCCAGCAGCTGCACAGCCATTTTGGCGATCGTTTATACCGCACCTGCGTGCCCCGCAATGTACGCCTTGCCGAAGCGCCGAGCTTCGGATTGCCAGTGATTGCTTACGACAAGCAGTCCAAAGGTGCGCTCTCCTATATCGCGCTCGCTGGCGAAATTATTCGTCGCAACGACCCAAAAGCACCAGAAGTGCCGGCTGCTGTCTAG